Proteins encoded together in one Porites lutea chromosome 2, jaPorLute2.1, whole genome shotgun sequence window:
- the LOC140926768 gene encoding uncharacterized protein produces MIWFFSSVTLLQGILADVTVLKAVAENPRSAYFITRENKELVGYAVEKFDSFSFFSCSYSCLQNSWCTSTNFNKYSEGNEEKGFCELNKHNDTPIEDVDLIDQPGATFSMILKGKESASTVEEQGPSYVFTTLDAREETGPRSVSGYVGTSLEGNVILYRGIQIWSVPTTGSYVIEALGASGGDSPRQIQSDRQRLGGLGAKIRGTFQLKERTILKILVGQEGGNSSSAGDSPGGGGGGSFVTLLHSTPLIIAGGGGGGGTARDQFTNGDPGQATGDGTQCGGREGAGGQVCNADTGSIDLSLKSGGGAGLNGDGAKGGTGILIAAQSFINGGTGGIGPSARGGFGGGGYATVLGGGGGGYSGGGVLGNLTKGTAGGGGSYNNGTEQLNISAVNKGDGKVIIKFMN; encoded by the exons ATGATTTGGTTCTTCAGCTCAGTCACACTTTTACAAGGGATTTTAGCTGATGTAACTGTCTTGAAAGCTGTTGCGGAAAACCCTCGATCAGCATACTTCATAACCCGAGAAAACAAGGAGCTGGTTGGCTATGCTGTCGAGAAATTTGACTCTTTCAGCTTTTTTTCATGTAGCTATTCTTGCCTACAAAATTCGTGGTGTACGTCTACAAACTTCAATAAGTATTCTGAAGGGAACGAGGAAAAGGGATTTTGCGAACTTAACAAGCACAATGACACCCCTATCGAAGACGTCGATCTTATTGATCAGCCCGGAGCGACTTTTTCGATGATTTTGAAG GGAAAAGAATCGGCTTCAACTGTTGAAGAACAAG GCCCTAGTTATGTATTCACCACCCTCGATGCAAGGGAAGAAACTGGACCAAGAAGTGTTTCCGGTTATGTCGGAACATCACTGGAAGGTAATGTCATTTTATACAGAGGAATCCAAATTTGGTCCGTTCCCACAACCGGAAGTTACGTCATTGAAGCTCTGGGTGCCTCTGGGGGAGACAGCCCCCGTCAAATTCAGTCCGATCGGCAGAGACTTGGTGGCTTGGGAGCGAAGATCAGAGGAACATTCCAACTTAAGGAAAGAACGATACTTAAAATCCTGGTAGGACAAGAGGGTGGAAATTCTTCAAGTGCAGGCGATTCGCCAGGGGGAGGTGGTGGTGGAAGTTTTGTCACGCTGTTACATAGCACTCCCTTAATAATTGccggtgggggagggggaggaggaaCTGCACGTGATCAGTTTACGAATGGAGATCCGGGTCAGGCAACAGGGGATGGGACCCAGTGTGGGGGAAGGGAGGGCGCTGGAGGACAAGTTTGTAATGCTGACACAGGGAGCATTGATTTAAGTCTAAAGTCTGGAGGAGGAGCAGGGTTAAATGGAGACGGGGCAAAGGGTGGTACAGGAATTTTAATAGCCGCCCAGAGTTTTATAAACGGGGGAACCGGTGGGATAGGTCCGTCAGCCAGGGGAGGATTCGGTGGAGGCGGTTATGCCACGGTACTTGGAGGCGGTGGGGGTGGATATTCTGGTGGGGGAGTTCTCGGAAATCTAACAAAAGGCACTGCAGGGGGAGGGGGATCATATAACAACGGTACAGAACAGCTGAACATATCGGCTGTTAACAAAGGTGATGGGAAAGTTATAATCAAGTTCATGAATTAA
- the LOC140925876 gene encoding uncharacterized protein, translating to MKSHCIFLIAFTFAFLAQGDSKTYGFKKDEDDFGALPLESGGTDGNVISGLVQGKSPYFPRRGREKSQPNTKDGDISNKMKIISKIIGAGKSPFAKMVQLLNSLPVASGNPGHTRTKMSTREKKAEKVDRPDDEDFQQEPLADVFLTPLEGKSVHLLEKEPGFAYGETKLLSPESDVSSNRKLNVKGVPMGKHKLDLNNFGSGESQEYDEDDGQLSVGDTSTGVIGLEDETNSDSVERVFSGEEQFASAHKENDYPRRKRAAPEYESAHQAKTKKNRNKSFTLPISGGLRWKGLSMAHVRSRDGVDVRERRATREQGKEDGDGVARTLTVVFILGGTMFVLLLGIILLFAIWPVRKYFQYLLSRTEKQDVETGGCGNELTSIRIDRSYPSERASDSASIPQWPKYGQPAEQFYQTPGDQSSGIPMDTQAKKYLDPSQRRLRESIIAEDKMRDSRNAERRKIIQRQTSEKRESLVANLLVAKSVIDDCAKNKEFEKKASERRRKIKESSSLPATTSGQRKRRKSFVEEVQSACSAITPNWDENEKMEQSKDNRRRIKNRMDKSRRSSLLDEIQVAKDVIVGDEKEH from the exons gtGATTCCAAGACATATGGTTTTAAAAAGGATGAAGACGACTTTGGTGCGTTGCCTTTAGAGTCGGGAGGGACCGATGGCAATGTTATTAGCGGACTAGTCCAGGGAAAATCCCCTTATTTCCCCCGGAGGGGCCGAGAAAAGTCTCAACCAAACACCAAAGATGGAGATATCTCAAATAAAATGAAGATTATCTCCAAGATCATCGGTGCGGGAAAGTCTCCTTTCGCTAAAATGGTTCAGTTATTGAATTCTCTGCCAGTTGCTTCAGGTAATCCTGGACACACTAGGACCAAAATGAGCACTCGAGAAAAAAAGGCTGAGAAGGTGGACAGGCCAGATGATGAGGATTTTCAACAAGAGCCACTGGCAGATGTCTTTCTCACACCCCTTGAAGGGAAGAGTGTACATTTGCTTGAAAAGGAACCCGGGTTTGCTTATGGCGAGACAAAATTACTTTCCCCAGAATCGGATGTTTCTTCAAATCGGAAACTAAATGTCAAAGGAGTTCCAATGGGTAAACATAAATTGGACCTTAACAATTTTGGCTCTGGAGAGTCTCAGGAATACGATGAAGATGATGGACAGCTGTCTGTAGGTGACACCTCCACGGGTGTAATTGGACTCGAGGACGAGACAAACAGCGATTCCGTGGAAAGGGTCTTTTCGGGGGAAGAACAATTTGCATCTGCACAC AAAGAGAATGATTATCCAAGACGAAAAAGAGCTGCACCAGAATACGAAAGCGCTCATCAAGCGAAAACcaagaaaaacaggaataaatcCTTCACACTGCCAATTTCTGGTGGCCTCCGCTGGAAAGGTTTATCCATGGCTCATGTCCGAAGTCGTGATGGTGTGGATGTAAGGGAAAGGCGGGCTACACGCGAACAAGGAAAAGAGGATGGTGATGGTGTGGCGAGAACTCTAACCGTTGTTTTCATCCTTGGAGGAACAATGTTTGTTCTTTTGCTGGGTATCATTCTGTTATTCGCAATTTG GCCAGTACGAAAATATTTCCAATATTTATTAAGTCGTACGGAGAAGCAGGACGTGGAGACTGGAGGGTGCGGAAATGAATTGACAAGTATCAGGATTGATAGAAGCTATCCTTCTGAAAGGGCTTCCGACAGTGCTTCAATCCCTCAGTGGCCCAAATATGGACAACCCGCAGAGCAGTTTTATCAAACTCCAG GTGATCAGTCCAGTGGAATTCCAATGGATACCCAAGCAAAGAAATACCTTGATCCGAGCCAGAGGAGGTTGCGGGAAAGTATTATTGCTGAAGATAAGATGAGAGACAGTCGTAATGCCGAAAGAAGAAAGATCATTCAAAGACAAACTTCTGAAAAGAGGGAATCTCTTGTTGCTAACCTGTTGGTTGCAAAATCAGTCATCGATGACTGCGCAAAAAACAAGGAGTTTGAGAAGAAGGCTTCGGAGCGACGTCGCAAGATTAAGGAGTCAAGCTCGTTGCCTGCGACAACGAGCGGTCAGCGTAAAAGACGAAAATCTTTTGTGGAAGAGGTGCAATCCGCCTGTTCGGCAATAACACCAAACTgggatgaaaatgaaaagatggAACAATCGAAGGATAATCGCCGCAGGATCAAGAATAGAATGGATAAATCACGAAGGTCGTCTCTTTTGGATGAAATTCAAGTCGCGAAGGACGTGATTGTTGGTGACGAGAAGGAGCATTAG